Proteins from a single region of Styela clava chromosome 1, kaStyClav1.hap1.2, whole genome shotgun sequence:
- the LOC120344069 gene encoding retinol dehydrogenase 10-like, with translation MHIVVETVLLILHVIYEMLMSLVKWFLPTTYKSVENEVCLITGGGSGIGRLMALEFAKRGAVLVLWDVNVKGNEETAEMIRQSGGKAFAEKCDVSNREEVYKMAQKAKGVAGDVTILVNNAGIVYGKDFMEITDEQLEKTMQVNSLAHFWTVRAFLPSMMEKNYGHIVTIASVMGLFAAPGMPGYVASKFAAVGFNNGLELDLRKYKKDGIRTTVVCPYHIMTGMFTGVKTRFSNLLPSLTPEQCVESIMHAVLTDRVMVCIPRSMYISYNIQTWMPHKVGLLLHDFLGSFDSMTGFVPARGYQKSISTES, from the exons ATGCATATTGTAGTGGAAACGGTGTTACTCATTCTACACGTCATCTATGAAATGCTGATGTCTCTTGTCAA GTGGTTTTTGCCAACGACGTACAAATCAGTGGAAAATGAGGTTTGTTTGATAACTGGTGGAGGGAGTGGTATCGGTCGGTTGATGGCGTTGGAATTCGCCAAGAGGGGAGCCGTTTTAGTATTGTGGGATGTAAATGTCAAAG GTAACGAAGAAACTGCAGAAATGATAAGACAATCTGGTGGAAAAGCTTTTGCGGAAAAATGCGATGTTTCCAACCGAGAAGAAGTTTACAAAATGGCCCAAAAAGCTAAAGGGGTTGCTGGTGATGTCACTATCCTGGTTAATAATGCTG GAATCGTTTACGGCAAAGATTTTATGGAAATCACTGACGAGCAACTCGAAAAGACAATGCAAGTCAACTCACTAGCGCATTTTTGGACAGTTCGTGCCTTTTTACCGAGTATGATGGAAAAGAATTACGGCCATATAGTCACCATAGCAAGTGTCATGG GATTATTCGCAGCTCCTGGTATGCCTGGATACGTAGCAAGCAAATTCGCTGCAGTAGGTTTCAACAACGGACTAGAGCTTGACTTACGGAAGtataaaaaagacggaattaggACAACTGTAGTCTGTCCCTATCATATAATGACTGGAATGTTTAC cgGAGTGAAAACAAGGTTTTCAAACTTATTGCCGTCATTGACTCCTGAGCAGTGCGTAGAAAGCATTATGCATGCAGTATTAACAGATCGTGTAATGGTATGCATACCCCGTTCCATGTACATCTCTTATAACATACAAACATGGATGCCACATAAAGTAGGCCTGCTACTACATGACTTCTTGGGATCGTTTGACAGCATGACTGGTTTTGTACCGGCAAGAGGATATCAAAAAAGTATATCAACAGAATCATAG